The DNA sequence cattATTCTCATATAGTTAtgatttatttctttaaaaaaaagtgaaacttaTTCCTTCACATTTCAACTTCTTTTCGAAGACACAATCTCTAAaatatcaacaacaacaaaatacaacTCTACTCTTGTACAATGGCTTTTTTGTGTAGCAACTTTTTAGAGTTCTCATAGATTCTTCGAATTTCAGAATTGTTCATAAATCCCAAACATTAAATATAATACTTTATTCTGAAAATAGTCCAACTTTTTCCCTTGAGAATTTcaattacaaaatattttttcactcaattttaatgcaattttattCTTGTATATTCCAATTTTTCTGTTGAAAAATGATCCACTCTTTTCTTACAATTTCAAACTTGATTCTCTTACtatgattattttgttttgtttcagtgtACACAAAACTGATAATAGCAATGGTGGTATAAAAAGTGTAtggaaaaataatataaaaaaataatattgtagCAACAATAATTGTACGGTATTAGAATAGTCGCATTTCAATGAAGTTTCCTTGTTAATGTTAACAAGCAGGCACAATGTGACAATGTCGTTGTTTCTTTGTGTAATGGACAAATCTCATTCAAGAGTTATCATTTCAGTCTtttgtcacgttttttttttttttacattgtgttGACTTGTCAAATGTCAAACGCTTTCACTGTGGATCATGTTTGTGGCACATCCATAATAAAAGATGATCACAAGAAGTCGCCTGGCTTGTCTTCTTCATCAGTGACAAACGACGGCTTTGTCCTCTTGGTTGTCCTCATTATCATCAGCGGTGAGGACACTGGAGCATGTCAGAGAAGAACCAGCAAGGAAGCTGCTGCGTGAAACACGGatgacacacacgtacacaccccGGCGCCGTGCGGCGTGTACTCACATGCTTGTGCTCCGCAGCGGGAGCTTTACGACATGGAGCCTTGGGAGCGGCCTCGGGAGGAGTTCAAGATGCACCGCAAGTTGGGCGAAGGACACTTTGGAGAAGTGTGGGAGGCTCTGTGGACCACCGAGAATAAGCGGGTAGCCATTAAGATGCTCAAACAAggtatccatttatttatttttttctccttcaaaCAATGTATTGTATATTTTCACCTTTTGCGCATTGGTCTGGAACATATGAAGACGTGTTTTTCTTTTGGGTGATTTTCAGAGGACACCAAACAGGATGAGTTTGTGAAGGAGGTGCAAGCGCTCAAGAGCCTCCACCATCCCAAGCTGATCCAGTTGCTGGCCATGTGCTCCCGAGGAGAACCTGTCTATATTGTGACCGAGCTGATGACCAAAGGAAGCCTCAAATCTTACCTGGCCTGTGAGTTCACATTTAGAAAATGACAATTCCAAATGTTCCCACAAAAACATTTCCATTGAGAGTTAACGTCAAAACCTTTGGACATTTCAATGTGGTCAGCTGCAGAAGGCCAGGTGCTGACCTCAGCTCACCTCATCTACATGGGCAGTCAGGTGGCCGAGGGCATGGCCTACCTGGAAGACAGGAACATCGTCCACAGAGACTTGGCGGCGAGAAACATCCTGGTGGGAGAGGATCTGGTCTGCAAGGTGGCAGACTTCGGACTGGCTCGTATTATCAAGGTGTGTTGATGACtcataaaaagaagtactttggaAACAATCCCATCGTCTCTTTGGCCCCGTTTTCCAGGACAGCGTGTACACGGCTAGCCGGACCACCAAGATACCCGTGCGGTGGACGGCACCGGAGGCCGCCATTCACCAAAAGTTCTCCGTCAAGTCGGACGTGTGGTCCTTTGGCGTTCTGCTCTACGAGATGATGTCACGTGGGAAAATGCCCTATGAAGGTAGTGTGTAACATCCTAACGTAGTACTACATGTTTTGGAAATATTTtcatcaacacaaaaaaaaatgttgaaagaATTGTAATACAAAGTGCATAGTCAATAATTGCCTTTTGAGGGCCTAGGTTTGAAATTGTCCCTATTTTAGGGGGCCTCAACATGAGCCCTGAAGAACTCCCACCTTCATGCCCTCTGAAAGTTTAGAAATGAACTTAAGTTGCAGTGAGTCTCAGCGCTATGtgagctccctctagtggtacgctCTTCGGTTCCTGTGGCTTAAACTTCTTTTGTTACAAGTACAGTAAAATTCAGGGTAACGTAAAATGGAGTTTGAAACGTTTATTGAAGTTCAATCCTACGTAGCATATATTGTCATTTGTTTTCCTACATTTACAGCTCAGTGAATTTAGCGGAATTGTGTGACGACCTTTCTTTCAGGCAAAAGCAACAAGCAGGTGTTGGAACTGCTGTCATCAGGGGCTCGCCTGGCGTGTCCGAGCAGATGTCCTCACAACATCCACCGCATCATGATGGACTGCTGGGCGGCCGAGCCGTCCAAGAGGCCTTCCTTCCATGCTTTGCATAGCCAGCTGGACTCCATTTACGCTCGGATCTACTTCAAGACCATTGAGGTGTGACCACGTGGCTGGCGGTGAGGAGGAGGACAACTTTGTTCCCACAGACGCTGACAAAAACTGTGGTGAAAGAATTTTTCATCTGAAGACCACCAATGATGAATACAGGCCACAAGGAGGCGCTATGTGCAATAATGATGTGCTGGTTAGCCACATTGCTGCCTGACAGAAGCTaatatttttgtccaatcaccTTTCTAAAGGAAGATGGAACGTTTCTGATTTCTCAATGGAGGCAGAATTCCCTTTTGGTCATTAGCTTTAGCATGATCATTTCTTGAGAACAAAAATGGAAACCTGAAAGTGTTCAGGCTTGCGTCGTTGTTAAAGCACTGCACATTGACCATGGGTGGGCAAATTAGGgctcaggtttttttttgataaagagTATTTTCAAATTCGTAAGAATGAGttacccttttttccctcctcagaTTGAATTGGATTCATTTTTTATGGAATCAAATAGttggttattttatttattaagaaaGTGTTACAAAAATGGCTCCATTTACCAAGAACCTCGCAAGTGCCCCCTAAATGTTTGCAGGTGCCTATATTAATAGTTTGAGCTGTAAAGAATGATCATTTCTGGTCAACAACTGTTTactacatttttttaatcagagatgCAAGTAAACTTTTAGAGATACAAATTTTACACTGATTCCAAATCTGCCCTACtttgttctctttttttctgtGATGTCATAGCTACAAATTACAAGTAACGGTTAAATTCGTATTGCGTAAGCTTTTCTAGGTCaaacataaaaatgaaaatattgccAAACCTTAATATGCTAGAAAGTAATTGACTGTTTAAATTTGTGTCAAAAATACTTTTCAGGACTCATTAAGCATCTGTAATTTAAACTATGCTGTAGACCAGCGTTATGAtctaaaacatttcaaattcaaTTTCAAACCCTTCTTAAAAAATCAATAACTTGCCCATTATTTGCTTCTGCTTTTTAACAGCCACTCAGCAGAGCAAAACGGGAAAGACTTTCCAGCAGTTAACATTCTTACTTGACACTAATTGCTACTTTTGAggtcacgcaaaaaaaaaaaaaaataataggtgAATTCCTCCATGGCGAATTGAACATGGaaaattttgtttgtttaaattCGCCATAGATTACaatatattaataaataatatgtTAAAATAAGAACGAATTATATTTTatctaaatattttatttgtataattTAGGTTttacatgttttattttttaattccatTTTTAAATCTTTCCTCATCTGATGACCCGACCCAttcgtcctttttttttttttttttcttataaaagTGAGCACaaacgtttgcccacccctTGGCTGTTTTGCACATTCCAACACTCTGCCGGTGTGGCCAAAGACAAAGTATTACGTGAAGTCAGTCTTCCAGATGCGTCCAGAGGGGGCGCTATGTTTACACAGCCGTCGTCGCCACGATCACAACGGCTCGACTGCGCTTTTGACAGGGTTGCTTGCTTGCATGCCATGCAATGAGACACAACAATGCAACTTTGTTACTTTCACACTTACAATCTTGAGccatacaaaaaagaaaaatgtatagAGTGACAAGTTACTTATGAGTCACAAACAATAAAGTCTTTCCACTCTAATGTTGA is a window from the Syngnathus scovelli strain Florida chromosome 2, RoL_Ssco_1.2, whole genome shotgun sequence genome containing:
- the srms gene encoding tyrosine-protein kinase Srms, which codes for MEGCCRSCMPCFKRLWDYIWPDLRYPSASDHVIANPAAHGAEIRTVSGDIRVPSPKKRPVQLYAALFDFEARSDDELTVREGEKLSVLEQRGRYVLAKKVTGSLESGLIPANYLAVLQDEFAKHKWYYGNINRTKAEKLLLAPQNKDGCFLVRISESHSDEYTLSARSDGKVIHFRVQRSSIGAYFVSDKISFATLGELVSYYQKNPRSLGVLLTEPCVQQRELYDMEPWERPREEFKMHRKLGEGHFGEVWEALWTTENKRVAIKMLKQEDTKQDEFVKEVQALKSLHHPKLIQLLAMCSRGEPVYIVTELMTKGSLKSYLASAEGQVLTSAHLIYMGSQVAEGMAYLEDRNIVHRDLAARNILVGEDLVCKVADFGLARIIKDSVYTASRTTKIPVRWTAPEAAIHQKFSVKSDVWSFGVLLYEMMSRGKMPYEGKSNKQVLELLSSGARLACPSRCPHNIHRIMMDCWAAEPSKRPSFHALHSQLDSIYARIYFKTIEV